TCGCTTTTCGTAATCGAAGCTGacaattttttttttcgccGGTATAAGCGCGTATCTTTGTATATCTAACAGCGGGCACATACATCCAATCTTGCCCTATCACAGTCGCCATAATGATCAGGCCACGCCCATCTATCGCCCGTCCTCTCGCACGTGGCCTCGCCACCCCTGCAAAGCTCCCCGTCAAGGACTGCACGAGCATCACTCCCCCCTACCCCCGCCTCCTCAAGACCCTTGACGATGTCAGACAAGTTCTCCCCAAGAACTCCAAGTTGACCCTCGCAGAGAAGATCCTCTATTCCCACTTGAGGAACCCGGAAGAGAGCTTAGGCGGTGGTGGCAAAGTTCGGGGAGAGAGGTACCTCAAGCTCAGGCCGGATCGTGTTGCTATGCAGGTGAGCAATTCTATCGTGTAGAAATGGTACAATGGCTAATCCCATGCAGGATGCATCCGCTCAAATGGCTTTGCTTCAATTCATGACATGTCGACTCCCTTCATGTGCTGTCCCCGCCTCTATCCACTGTGACCATCTTATTCAAGCCCAAACCGGCGCTGCCTCTGATCTCTCCCGTTCAATTGACGCCAACAAGGAAGTCTTTGACTTCCTCCAATCCGCCGCGACCAAGTACGGTATCGAGTTCTGGAAGCCTGGAAGTGGTATCATCCACCAGATCGTCCTCGAGAACTATGCCGCCCCCGGTCTTTTGATGCTCGGTACCGACTCTCACACTCCTAATGCTGGTGGTTTGGGTATGTTGGCTATCGGTGTTGGTGGTGCCGATGCCGTCGACGCTTTGACAGACACTCCTTGGGAGCTGAAGGCGCCTCTGGTGACTGGTGTCAAGTTGACTGGCGAGTTGAAGGGATGGGCTACCCCCAAGGATTTAATTCTTCACCTCGCCGGTAAGCTTACCGTACGAGTGAGTAATTTTACATCTTACAACCGACAAGGATTGCACTAATTGAGATCTAGGGTGGTACCGGTCGTATCATCGAGTACTTCGGACCAGGTGTCACTGCCCAGTCCTGTACCGGTCTCGCCACCATTGCCAACATGGGTGCCGAAGTCGGTGCTACCACTTCTACCTTCCCCTACTCTTCCAACATGCGACAGTACCTCCACGCTACCGGCCGAGGCCCTGTCGCTGAAGCTGCGGATGCTGCCGCCGCTAAGGGCTTCCTCCAGGCGGACGAAGGCGCCGAATACGACGAGGTTATCGAGATCAACCTTTCCGAGCTTGAGCCTCACCTCAACGGCCCCTTCACTCCTGATCTTGCTACCCCCCTTTCtggcttctcttccttcatcaacgAGAACAAATACCCtaccattctttcttccgctTTGATCGGTTCATGTACCAACTCTTCTTACGAGGACATGTCCCGAGTTGCCTCCATCGCCAAACAAGCGAAGGCTGCCGGACTCAAGTCCAAGGTTCCCTTCCTCGTGACCCCTGGTTCTGAGCTGATCCGAGCCACCATTGAGCGAGATGGTCTTCAGAGCACTTTGGAAGATGTCGGCGCGACTGTCCTTGCTAACGCCTGTGGACCTTGTATTGGTCAATGGAAgcgagatgagaagaagggtgaggaTAATGCAATTTTGACCTCTTTCAACCGAAACTTTAAGGCTCGAAACGACGGTAACCTCAAGACTATGAACTTCCTTGCCTCCCCCGAAATTGTTACCGCCATGGCTTTCTCTGGTGATTTGAACTTTAACCCTGTGACCGACTCTATCCCTACCCCCAACGGTCCTTTCAAgttctctcctccctctgGTGACCGTCTCCCCCCTACAGGCTACACCCCTGGTGACCTCTCTTACGCTCCCAGCCCCTCTCCCAAGCCTGAACCTTCTACCGAAATTgccatctctccttcttctacTCGTCTGGAAATCCTCGAGCCCTTTGGCACCAACTTCCCCTCTGGCGGTGGTGAGCTTCCTCAGTTGACTTGTTTGATGCGTGTACGAGGAAAGTGTACTACCGACCACATCTCTGCTGCCGGCGCTTGGCTCAAGTACAAGGGTCACTTGTCAAACATC
This genomic window from Cryptococcus deuterogattii R265 chromosome 12, complete sequence contains:
- a CDS encoding aconitate hydratase mitochondrial: MIRPRPSIARPLARGLATPAKLPVKDCTSITPPYPRLLKTLDDVRQVLPKNSKLTLAEKILYSHLRNPEESLGGGGKVRGERYLKLRPDRVAMQDASAQMALLQFMTCRLPSCAVPASIHCDHLIQAQTGAASDLSRSIDANKEVFDFLQSAATKYGIEFWKPGSGIIHQIVLENYAAPGLLMLGTDSHTPNAGGLGMLAIGVGGADAVDALTDTPWELKAPLVTGVKLTGELKGWATPKDLILHLAGKLTVRGGTGRIIEYFGPGVTAQSCTGLATIANMGAEVGATTSTFPYSSNMRQYLHATGRGPVAEAADAAAAKGFLQADEGAEYDEVIEINLSELEPHLNGPFTPDLATPLSGFSSFINENKYPTILSSALIGSCTNSSYEDMSRVASIAKQAKAAGLKSKVPFLVTPGSELIRATIERDGLQSTLEDVGATVLANACGPCIGQWKRDEKKGEDNAILTSFNRNFKARNDGNLKTMNFLASPEIVTAMAFSGDLNFNPVTDSIPTPNGPFKFSPPSGDRLPPTGYTPGDLSYAPSPSPKPEPSTEIAISPSSTRLEILEPFGTNFPSGGGELPQLTCLMRVRGKCTTDHISAAGAWLKYKGHLSNISENTLMTAVNDEGGQINVARDVSGEEDTIPKTMQKYKARQEPWMLVVDDNYGEGSAREHAALQPRFHGCALILARSFARIHETNLKKQGILPLWFVDKADYTKISAHDKITTKGLEDVMAGKGGEIIKIVVEKPSGEKVEIEARHTLSQDQVEWLRAGSALNWIGEQARKAGKA